From Sporosarcina sp. Te-1, the proteins below share one genomic window:
- the leuB gene encoding 3-isopropylmalate dehydrogenase: MEKRVAVLQGDGIGPEVTSAAVRVLEVIARRFNHTFHFEYGAIGGDAIDRYNNPLPAETIALCESSDAILLGAVGGPKWDQNPTELRPEKGLLAIRKHFDLFANLRPVKAVPSLIQASPLKEDVAKEVDMMIVRELTGGIYFGQPSRFTDESAVDTLVYTRPEIERIVEKAFELARLRKGKVTSVDKANVLSSSKLWRQIVDEKKQGYPDIEVEHQLVDSAAMKLITNPSAFDVIVTENMFGDILSDEASVITGSLGLLPSASVRTDGFGLYEPVHGSAPDVAGKGIANPAAAILSAAMMLKYSFGMETEAAAIEKAVETVFEEGCFTADLASDEKSHSTTEWTDKVVDELDLQFVSNSIMFSYV; the protein is encoded by the coding sequence ATGGAAAAAAGAGTAGCTGTTCTACAAGGCGATGGAATTGGCCCGGAAGTGACATCAGCGGCGGTGCGTGTGCTTGAAGTGATTGCAAGACGTTTTAATCACACATTCCACTTTGAATACGGTGCGATCGGCGGTGATGCGATTGATCGATACAACAATCCGCTGCCTGCTGAAACGATTGCCCTTTGTGAATCGAGTGATGCCATTCTACTCGGCGCGGTCGGCGGGCCAAAATGGGATCAAAATCCAACCGAACTGCGACCAGAAAAAGGTCTTCTGGCCATCCGAAAACACTTTGATCTGTTTGCCAACCTTCGTCCAGTGAAGGCAGTCCCATCTTTGATCCAAGCTTCTCCGCTCAAGGAGGACGTAGCGAAAGAAGTAGACATGATGATTGTCCGCGAATTGACGGGGGGCATCTATTTTGGCCAGCCGAGCCGGTTCACGGATGAGTCCGCTGTCGATACGCTCGTTTATACCCGCCCGGAAATTGAGCGGATTGTTGAGAAGGCGTTCGAGCTGGCACGGCTCCGAAAAGGGAAGGTCACCTCGGTGGATAAGGCGAATGTCCTTTCATCGAGCAAGCTATGGAGGCAAATTGTAGATGAGAAAAAACAAGGCTATCCAGATATTGAAGTGGAACATCAATTAGTGGATTCCGCCGCGATGAAGCTGATTACCAATCCGTCCGCTTTCGATGTCATTGTCACAGAGAATATGTTCGGCGACATTTTGAGCGATGAGGCATCTGTTATCACGGGCTCACTCGGTTTATTGCCATCCGCAAGTGTCCGGACAGATGGATTCGGCTTATATGAACCCGTACACGGATCGGCTCCTGATGTGGCAGGGAAAGGGATTGCCAACCCGGCAGCTGCCATCTTATCAGCAGCGATGATGCTCAAGTATTCCTTCGGCATGGAAACCGAAGCAGCTGCCATCGAAAAGGCGGTCGAAACGGTGTTTGAGGAAGGATGCTTCACTGCAGACCTGGCTTCTGATGAAAAATCGCATTCGACGACAGAATGGACAGATAAAGTAGTGGATGAACTCGATCTGCAGTTCGTTTCCAATAGCATCATGTTTTCTTACGTGTGA
- the leuC gene encoding 3-isopropylmalate dehydratase large subunit: MAKTIIEKIWDQHIVYEEEGKPDLLYIDLHLIHEVTSPQAFEGLRLAGRKVRRPDLCFATMDHNVPTKNLPIIQDPIAKKQISTLERNCEEFGIQLAHMEHPDQGIVHIIGPELGLTQPGKTIVCGDSHTSTHGAFGAIAFGIGTSEVEHVLSTQTLWQSKPKTMEIKISGQLGYGVTAKDVILAIIAKFGIDVGTGHIVEYTGEAIRNMTMEERMTICNMSIEAGAKAGLISPDETTIDYLRGRRYAPEGPEFEKAAQQWLGLATDDGATYDKVLEIEASEIEPFVTWGTNPSMGTGISKSIPRVEDYASESDKEALKKALAYMDLEEGAPITSIEIQHVFIGSCTNARLSDLRNAAKMVAGQKVHPSVTAIVVPGSRTVKQQAEAEGLDQIFIEAGFEWRESGCSMCLAMNDDVVPAGERCASTSNRNFEGRQGAGSRTHLMSPAMAAAAAIAGKFVDVRTLQPAHA, translated from the coding sequence ATGGCAAAAACGATTATCGAGAAAATATGGGATCAGCATATCGTCTACGAAGAGGAGGGGAAACCTGACCTCCTTTATATCGACCTGCATCTGATCCATGAAGTGACATCCCCGCAAGCGTTCGAAGGACTGCGGCTTGCTGGCCGGAAAGTTCGGCGCCCGGATTTGTGTTTTGCGACGATGGACCATAATGTACCGACAAAAAATCTGCCGATCATCCAAGATCCGATCGCCAAGAAACAGATTTCCACACTAGAACGAAACTGCGAGGAGTTCGGCATCCAGCTGGCGCATATGGAGCATCCCGATCAGGGGATTGTCCATATTATCGGGCCGGAATTGGGATTGACGCAACCGGGCAAAACAATCGTTTGCGGAGATAGTCATACCTCCACTCACGGTGCATTCGGCGCAATCGCATTCGGCATCGGGACTAGTGAAGTCGAACATGTCCTTTCCACACAAACGCTCTGGCAATCAAAGCCGAAGACGATGGAAATCAAGATTTCCGGTCAATTGGGTTATGGTGTTACTGCAAAAGACGTGATTTTGGCCATTATCGCGAAATTTGGAATCGATGTTGGAACTGGACATATCGTTGAATATACGGGCGAGGCAATCCGGAACATGACGATGGAAGAACGAATGACGATTTGCAACATGTCCATCGAGGCGGGTGCAAAAGCCGGTTTAATCAGCCCAGACGAAACGACAATCGACTATTTGAGAGGCCGAAGATATGCACCGGAGGGTCCTGAGTTTGAAAAAGCGGCCCAGCAATGGCTTGGCTTGGCGACAGACGACGGAGCGACATATGACAAGGTGCTGGAGATCGAGGCAAGTGAAATTGAACCGTTTGTGACGTGGGGAACCAATCCTTCCATGGGAACGGGCATCAGCAAAAGCATTCCGCGTGTGGAAGACTATGCTTCAGAATCCGATAAGGAAGCACTTAAAAAGGCGCTTGCTTATATGGATCTGGAAGAAGGCGCACCAATAACATCAATCGAAATACAACATGTCTTCATCGGGTCTTGTACGAATGCGCGGCTTAGCGATCTGCGAAACGCCGCCAAAATGGTGGCAGGACAGAAGGTGCATCCTTCCGTTACAGCAATTGTCGTGCCGGGATCACGAACGGTGAAGCAGCAGGCCGAAGCAGAAGGATTGGACCAGATTTTCATCGAAGCCGGCTTTGAGTGGAGAGAATCGGGATGCAGCATGTGTCTAGCAATGAATGACGATGTAGTTCCAGCCGGAGAACGGTGTGCTTCCACATCCAACCGGAATTTTGAAGGACGTCAAGGCGCGGGCTCCCGCACCCACCTCATGAGCCCCGCGATGGCTGCGGCAGCCGCCATTGCAGGCAAATTCGTCGATGTCCGCACACTGCAGCCGGCCCATGCGTAA
- the leuD gene encoding 3-isopropylmalate dehydratase small subunit: MKPINIVESIIVPLNRKNVDTDQIISKEFLKRIERTGFGKYLFYHWRHRPDGSRNEDFVLNQPQYKDAKVLIAHENFGCGSSREHAPWAIMDYGFQVVIAPSFADIFHNNCFKNGILPIRLTVEEVEELLAKGERAPYQVNINLAEQTVAGEDGKTYSFEIDPYYKQMLLNGWDEISLTFQYEEHIQNYEKQHA; this comes from the coding sequence GTGAAACCGATCAATATCGTGGAAAGCATCATTGTCCCGCTGAACCGGAAAAACGTCGATACCGACCAAATCATCTCCAAAGAATTTCTAAAACGGATCGAACGAACCGGCTTCGGCAAGTATTTGTTCTACCATTGGCGGCATCGTCCGGACGGCTCTCGCAATGAAGACTTTGTCTTGAACCAACCGCAATATAAAGATGCCAAAGTACTCATTGCACACGAAAACTTCGGCTGCGGTTCTTCACGGGAACACGCCCCTTGGGCCATTATGGACTACGGTTTCCAAGTCGTCATCGCGCCTAGCTTTGCCGATATCTTTCACAACAATTGCTTCAAAAACGGGATTTTGCCGATCCGACTGACTGTCGAGGAAGTCGAGGAGTTGCTAGCCAAAGGGGAACGGGCACCATATCAGGTCAATATTAATCTGGCAGAACAAACCGTTGCCGGAGAAGATGGCAAAACCTATTCTTTTGAAATTGATCCATACTATAAACAAATGCTCCTCAATGGATGGGATGAAATTTCTTTGACCTTCCAGTACGAGGAACATATCCAAAACTACGAAAAGCAGCATGCATAA
- a CDS encoding RNA-binding protein, producing the protein MKKTVLAGAFMGATLLLGACSDKAPQQSDDQAIQQETAAEKQATPESQGAIDKSDTAKSDEALKEEFSKAKGVSSISLIVTEDSGGYVLVDFEVEDDMTKENAEQLAAAFLNKAEEAYPEDKIDIQARKNGESFVQQTKE; encoded by the coding sequence ATGAAAAAAACTGTGTTAGCCGGCGCATTTATGGGAGCGACCCTATTGCTGGGAGCTTGTAGTGACAAGGCCCCCCAACAGTCCGACGACCAGGCAATACAACAAGAGACCGCAGCCGAAAAACAGGCAACCCCTGAAAGCCAAGGAGCGATCGACAAATCAGACACAGCCAAATCCGATGAAGCGTTGAAAGAGGAATTCTCTAAAGCTAAAGGCGTTTCATCGATCAGCCTTATTGTCACGGAAGACAGCGGCGGCTATGTCTTAGTCGATTTCGAAGTGGAAGACGATATGACAAAAGAAAATGCCGAACAATTGGCCGCTGCCTTTTTGAATAAAGCAGAAGAAGCCTATCCGGAAGATAAAATCGATATCCAAGCACGCAAAAATGGTGAATCGTTTGTACAGCAGACAAAGGAATAA
- a CDS encoding S-layer homology domain-containing protein, whose amino-acid sequence MPQSIKISRIAQVLFLSIIMILVGCSSTEAESRQIEQSFTDIHNDFWAKNEVTQLVEMEIINGYPDKQFRPSVEVSRGQAANLMAGALKLPEAAYEPIFKDVSSKSSHLKGAMATYKAGIFLGKEDGTFGVGDSLTREQMATVITRAFNLQDTGEEIHFSDENRISESHREGVKILAQHGITTGKEDGSFDPKTPVNRATYVVFLHRAMVKTGMVEEQPSVEFKPAQTFGTYEAIRAERNFAEVPVSENAKTYLRSNQYVQYVGEKTVKHPHATDKVYTYKFGGIPSVAVHVTKRELPNGDYFLFTELKNDQRLPITVDLIQTENGVTRSLLHTYDRYPIKKVTDDTFGFDITTYPTGIFEETSPEGTRSQKMIGKSYQSKALTKTYANGSESHTRELLSEKEAFSGVKLGDSQLSVYRLQSRGYDIVDQWILVSKEPLFSTKQEMDGWMLESAINYKKRNKWYTAQGPYNKMATTIEPMPTSGRGYGRNLLLVKEDRVMAKYLETKERYYESLLYNSYANLDVFRGNATYWETEVTSTYLKGLFGLTAPFVDTRFNEQIALFLYNGGKAFGHSDYNVGLKNYADLLVSQRKKGNITSVGPNAYYIPDYFPSKQNVKTHTSMNHQLGGMNILLLAYKEFKDPVYLETANSIQAALVKDVDKWIRPDGDIWYKVSPDHTFVGRDYTHLTLEDLIHSYEMWSDIDPSKVPVFEKMIRSKAGYMDRNQKGYTTKIKNGLERIGMPELLPAGTEHTDAL is encoded by the coding sequence ATGCCACAAAGTATAAAGATCAGCAGGATTGCGCAGGTTTTATTTTTATCTATCATAATGATACTGGTCGGTTGCAGTTCGACAGAGGCCGAGAGCCGGCAGATCGAACAAAGTTTCACCGATATACATAATGATTTCTGGGCAAAGAATGAAGTGACGCAGCTTGTGGAAATGGAAATTATTAATGGATATCCAGATAAGCAGTTTCGTCCGTCCGTGGAAGTATCTCGAGGTCAAGCCGCTAACTTGATGGCAGGGGCTTTAAAGCTTCCTGAGGCAGCTTATGAACCGATCTTTAAGGATGTCAGTTCCAAGTCATCTCATTTGAAAGGTGCAATGGCGACCTATAAAGCGGGGATCTTTCTAGGAAAGGAAGATGGCACATTTGGTGTTGGAGATTCATTGACACGTGAGCAAATGGCGACCGTGATCACTCGGGCGTTTAATTTACAGGATACAGGCGAAGAGATTCATTTCTCCGATGAAAACAGGATTAGCGAATCGCATCGCGAAGGTGTTAAGATCTTGGCGCAGCACGGCATAACGACTGGAAAAGAGGATGGCTCGTTCGATCCAAAAACACCAGTCAATCGTGCCACTTATGTCGTATTTCTGCATCGGGCGATGGTGAAAACAGGGATGGTGGAAGAACAGCCGTCCGTCGAGTTCAAGCCAGCCCAAACATTCGGCACATATGAAGCGATCCGCGCAGAGAGGAATTTTGCGGAAGTGCCGGTTTCCGAGAATGCCAAAACATATCTACGTTCCAATCAATACGTACAGTATGTCGGTGAAAAAACAGTTAAGCATCCGCATGCGACCGATAAAGTGTATACGTATAAATTCGGCGGTATTCCATCAGTTGCGGTACATGTGACGAAACGTGAATTGCCGAATGGCGATTACTTCCTCTTCACAGAATTGAAAAATGATCAGCGGCTGCCGATCACGGTCGATCTCATCCAGACGGAAAACGGTGTCACACGAAGCCTATTGCACACGTATGACCGGTATCCCATCAAAAAGGTGACGGATGACACATTCGGTTTTGATATTACAACGTATCCGACTGGCATCTTTGAGGAAACATCGCCGGAAGGAACGAGATCACAGAAGATGATCGGAAAATCGTATCAATCCAAAGCATTGACGAAGACATATGCGAATGGTTCTGAGAGTCACACGCGCGAGCTTCTGAGTGAAAAGGAAGCGTTCAGTGGTGTGAAGCTGGGTGATTCCCAATTGTCTGTCTACCGGCTTCAGTCAAGAGGCTATGATATTGTCGATCAATGGATCCTTGTATCAAAAGAGCCTTTGTTCTCGACGAAACAGGAAATGGACGGTTGGATGCTGGAATCAGCCATCAATTATAAAAAGCGGAATAAATGGTATACCGCACAAGGTCCGTACAATAAAATGGCCACGACGATAGAACCAATGCCGACATCAGGCAGAGGATACGGCCGTAACCTGCTGCTCGTCAAAGAGGATCGGGTCATGGCCAAGTATTTGGAGACGAAAGAACGTTATTATGAAAGTCTGCTGTACAACTCATATGCGAACCTGGATGTTTTCAGAGGCAACGCCACCTACTGGGAAACGGAAGTCACAAGTACCTATTTGAAAGGATTGTTCGGACTGACGGCACCGTTTGTCGACACGAGGTTCAATGAACAAATCGCGCTCTTCCTTTACAACGGAGGTAAGGCATTTGGCCACTCCGATTACAATGTAGGGTTGAAAAATTATGCTGATCTGTTAGTATCGCAGCGTAAAAAGGGAAATATCACTTCCGTTGGACCAAATGCGTACTATATACCAGATTATTTCCCTTCCAAGCAAAATGTGAAAACACACACATCAATGAATCATCAATTGGGTGGCATGAATATTTTGCTTCTCGCTTACAAGGAGTTTAAAGATCCGGTCTATTTGGAGACAGCGAATAGCATTCAAGCGGCCTTGGTGAAAGATGTGGATAAATGGATTAGACCGGACGGCGATATTTGGTACAAAGTATCACCTGACCACACATTTGTCGGGCGGGACTATACGCATTTGACGTTGGAGGACTTGATTCATTCCTATGAGATGTGGTCAGACATCGATCCGTCCAAAGTGCCTGTCTTTGAAAAGATGATTCGCTCGAAAGCCGGTTACATGGATCGGAATCAAAAAGGATATACGACTAAAATCAAAAATGGTTTGGAACGGATCGGCATGCCGGAATTACTGCCGGCAGGAACTGAACACACAGACGCATTATAA
- a CDS encoding S-layer homology domain-containing protein — translation MKKIVSLTLLTLLICSSLFMRVAEASDIKGHQMEAELNYWIQKGVIKPDAKGNYNPNKAVTRGEFASYLSRALNLPVSTKYTFKDLKANTNLTIEIQNAAGAGILSGYPDGTFKPNDKITRQQMAGMIYKAFRYMDLPVQTIDMKFKDQAKISPNFRNAVSAAVNLNIIRGDHQKDGIYFKPQNSATIAHAAAFLFRMNAAAEVLKPDTPSEPGAPGKPEVPDVDPEVYKVSSISNGQVVPTVALYKTYEDALAVYNASSSIKAIQKNNKIIKMKSGRAFGAQNSKQLTSLYSDKTLRSEVTYIQKGREMKYIGSGPDYVIVEVAGSSYYAKQNEVDLVPSELVTGYDYYVVDNSGILTHYTYDNLSKSYGTYSIGPVPASMSAGKYTSLDGVHFTNVSSKKVITHYPYFQFQSVRQPSTYTGEELDRYIAEILRERESSGHARYKDLSTKSKLIGLGSYLKEAEQTYHVNAMFVLAAAIHESDYGISANAQTKNNLFGIKVFDSTPEAGEVYASPKNSVNAFITRYINLNYANPLGAHANGAVPGNKAVGFNVKYASDPNWGSKIAGHMWRIDKFLGGRDYKQVQLGRITYDGSTGVNVRTSPDASSAKSFTYKPKNPGYEAAFGYPLVIVDETTGSDGYVWYKVISDLNPPSDFGWIRSDLVTKINE, via the coding sequence GTGAAAAAAATAGTTTCACTGACGTTACTGACATTGCTCATTTGCTCCTCTCTTTTCATGCGGGTGGCCGAAGCTAGTGATATAAAAGGCCATCAAATGGAAGCGGAGTTGAATTATTGGATTCAAAAAGGTGTCATTAAACCGGATGCCAAAGGAAACTACAACCCGAACAAAGCGGTCACACGCGGCGAATTCGCCTCGTACTTATCCCGCGCTTTGAATTTGCCGGTTTCCACTAAGTATACATTCAAGGATTTAAAAGCAAACACCAATTTGACGATTGAGATTCAGAATGCTGCCGGCGCCGGTATTTTATCCGGTTACCCTGACGGCACATTCAAGCCAAACGATAAAATTACCCGTCAACAAATGGCAGGCATGATTTATAAAGCGTTTCGCTATATGGATTTACCTGTACAGACAATTGATATGAAGTTCAAGGATCAGGCGAAAATCTCACCGAATTTCAGGAATGCTGTGTCAGCAGCAGTCAACTTGAATATTATCCGCGGCGACCATCAGAAAGACGGTATTTATTTCAAGCCGCAAAACAGCGCGACCATCGCCCATGCGGCTGCCTTCCTTTTCCGGATGAATGCCGCAGCTGAAGTATTAAAACCCGACACTCCGAGCGAACCTGGGGCTCCTGGGAAACCTGAAGTACCTGATGTTGATCCGGAAGTGTACAAAGTAAGTTCCATTTCAAATGGACAAGTTGTTCCGACGGTTGCACTTTATAAAACATACGAAGATGCATTGGCAGTTTACAATGCATCTTCGTCCATAAAGGCGATCCAAAAAAACAATAAGATCATTAAAATGAAATCCGGCAGGGCCTTCGGGGCACAAAATTCGAAGCAGCTCACTTCGCTATACAGCGATAAGACATTGCGCAGTGAAGTGACATATATCCAAAAAGGCCGTGAGATGAAGTATATCGGAAGCGGTCCGGATTATGTCATCGTGGAAGTGGCAGGTTCCTCTTACTACGCGAAGCAAAATGAAGTCGATCTCGTTCCGTCTGAGCTTGTGACTGGATACGACTACTATGTAGTAGACAACAGCGGAATCCTAACACACTACACATATGACAATCTGAGCAAGAGCTATGGTACATACTCCATTGGGCCTGTACCAGCTTCAATGAGTGCTGGAAAGTATACGAGTTTGGATGGCGTTCATTTTACAAACGTTTCGTCCAAGAAAGTTATCACCCATTACCCATATTTCCAATTCCAATCCGTACGCCAGCCGTCTACCTATACGGGAGAAGAGCTTGACCGTTATATCGCAGAAATTCTACGTGAACGGGAAAGCAGCGGCCATGCCAGATATAAAGACTTGTCTACGAAATCTAAGCTGATCGGACTTGGTTCCTATTTAAAAGAGGCAGAACAGACATATCACGTCAATGCGATGTTTGTCTTAGCCGCAGCTATTCATGAAAGTGATTACGGTATCAGTGCCAATGCACAGACCAAAAACAACTTGTTTGGTATTAAAGTGTTCGATTCAACTCCGGAAGCCGGCGAAGTCTATGCAAGCCCTAAAAATAGCGTGAATGCGTTTATTACCCGCTATATTAATTTAAACTATGCCAATCCTCTCGGTGCCCATGCGAATGGCGCGGTGCCTGGAAATAAGGCAGTTGGCTTCAATGTGAAATATGCGTCCGACCCGAACTGGGGAAGTAAAATCGCCGGCCATATGTGGCGGATCGACAAGTTCCTCGGCGGACGCGATTATAAGCAAGTACAGCTTGGCCGCATCACATATGACGGATCGACAGGCGTGAATGTACGGACAAGCCCTGATGCATCCAGTGCGAAGTCGTTTACGTACAAACCGAAAAACCCAGGATACGAAGCTGCTTTCGGCTACCCGCTCGTCATTGTTGATGAAACGACCGGCAGCGATGGCTATGTCTGGTACAAAGTGATTTCCGATTTAAATCCCCCATCTGATTTTGGCTGGATCCGTTCGGACTTAGTGACTAAAATTAATGAATGA
- a CDS encoding O-antigen ligase — protein MTMIKDKINGKDTMYFIVSLAVLLVSLFLPTSIALVLTSLFFGAFAFFRPQQSLVFLVIYVSIRPLFVEVNSGVKLVGDLITFVAFVRLLVAARKNLLSLFHFKLFEWALFLLLIAGSISGLMNGVLTSAVIFQVRTFIIMYLLYYIISRTRLSESWLKGLAWVTVWTGVIVSIHGLIEKLSLRQMLLPDVWKYKILSPTNAVRIYGLPGNPNSLALLLFFGILAILFLQQLYKGEKYKWFFNVNLTLFIGIFILTYSRGTWISAFVFGALFILMTRNWQVLKRLAIAGVASIILIYFPVNWGVQYFKSIGVEGPDVEGPGSIGGRLGETFDQKNLDLMSESGRFFYIKKGFEIFNDYKIVGSGFGSFGGSATLSYGSPIYDHYGIRSDIYGGKYFYSDNQYIQIITETGVIGVILFAAFLLGMLALFWKQRKTTFGKFMIALWFATGFSGFYYNIWELKMYTMFYFLLFGAFASMTDQYAKFDVKEK, from the coding sequence ATGACCATGATCAAAGATAAAATTAATGGAAAAGATACGATGTATTTTATTGTTTCTTTGGCAGTACTGCTCGTGTCGTTGTTTTTGCCGACATCCATCGCCCTCGTGCTTACATCGTTATTTTTTGGGGCGTTCGCCTTTTTCAGACCGCAGCAAAGTCTGGTGTTCCTCGTCATCTATGTCAGCATCCGGCCATTGTTTGTTGAAGTCAATTCAGGCGTAAAACTGGTCGGCGACTTGATTACCTTTGTCGCATTTGTACGTTTATTGGTTGCTGCACGCAAAAACCTATTGAGTCTGTTCCATTTCAAATTATTTGAATGGGCGCTTTTCCTCCTGTTGATTGCCGGATCGATAAGCGGACTCATGAATGGCGTCCTAACGTCAGCGGTTATTTTTCAAGTTCGTACTTTCATCATCATGTATCTTCTATATTACATCATTTCGCGCACCCGCTTATCGGAAAGCTGGCTGAAAGGTCTCGCTTGGGTAACCGTGTGGACAGGCGTTATCGTATCAATCCACGGCTTGATCGAGAAGCTGTCATTGCGCCAGATGCTGTTGCCGGATGTTTGGAAGTACAAAATATTGTCCCCAACGAACGCAGTAAGGATTTATGGATTGCCCGGCAATCCGAACTCCCTCGCCTTGCTATTGTTTTTCGGCATTTTGGCGATTTTGTTCCTGCAACAGTTGTATAAAGGGGAAAAATATAAATGGTTCTTTAATGTGAACTTAACATTGTTCATCGGTATCTTTATCCTCACCTATTCTCGAGGAACATGGATTTCAGCTTTTGTATTCGGTGCTTTGTTCATTCTTATGACAAGGAACTGGCAAGTATTGAAGCGACTTGCAATTGCAGGTGTAGCGTCGATCATACTTATTTATTTCCCTGTGAATTGGGGAGTGCAATATTTCAAATCAATTGGGGTAGAAGGACCAGATGTTGAAGGTCCAGGAAGCATAGGCGGTCGACTCGGGGAGACATTCGATCAGAAAAACTTGGATCTCATGTCGGAAAGCGGACGATTCTTCTATATCAAAAAAGGATTTGAAATCTTTAACGACTACAAAATTGTCGGTTCTGGTTTCGGCTCCTTTGGCGGATCGGCTACGTTGTCCTACGGCTCGCCAATTTATGATCACTATGGAATCCGTTCGGATATTTACGGCGGCAAGTATTTCTATTCAGACAACCAATACATCCAGATCATCACAGAAACGGGTGTGATCGGTGTCATCCTGTTCGCTGCGTTCTTGTTAGGCATGCTAGCGCTCTTCTGGAAACAGCGAAAAACAACCTTCGGAAAATTCATGATCGCCCTTTGGTTTGCGACAGGATTCTCCGGTTTCTACTATAATATTTGGGAATTGAAAATGTATACGATGTTCTATTTCCTTTTATTCGGGGCTTTTGCCTCTATGACCGATCAATATGCGAAATTTGATGTAAAAGAGAAATAA